From a region of the Methanoculleus receptaculi genome:
- a CDS encoding ORC1-type DNA replication protein, with protein MPDDKSSPMGLFKKYLANKRIFKNREVLRHNYRPQILPHRKPQIDELASILAPALTNETPSNILIYGKTGTGKTASVHYVGAELENASSLSATKCRVVHLNCEVIDTQYRVLAQIANSLDDLDAHPSDSARNLIPMTGWPTDQVYAELKKQLENSGGVVVIVLDEIDKLVKKSGDDTLYNLTRINSDLRLAKVSIIGISNDLRFTDFLDPRVLSSLSEEEIVFPPYNAPQLCDILQQRADLAFIDGVLDGAVIPLCAALAAQEHGDARRALDLLRVSGELADRENGDRVTEKHVRMAQEKIETDSMVECISTLPTQSKVVLYAMLILERMGKRIFTSGEVTVVYREIARIIDLDVLTHRRITDLISELNMLGVINTRVVSRGRYGRTKEMWFDAATSKIEEVVTRDPRLDDERLKQLDINRLRVMLR; from the coding sequence ATGCCTGACGATAAATCCAGCCCTATGGGATTATTCAAGAAATACCTGGCCAATAAACGGATTTTCAAGAATAGAGAAGTTCTCAGGCATAATTATCGCCCCCAGATCCTTCCTCACCGGAAGCCCCAGATCGATGAACTGGCCTCAATACTTGCGCCGGCACTAACAAACGAGACCCCTTCAAACATTCTTATCTACGGGAAGACGGGAACAGGGAAGACGGCGTCTGTACACTATGTGGGAGCAGAACTCGAGAATGCCAGTTCCCTCTCCGCGACAAAGTGCAGGGTCGTTCACCTGAACTGTGAGGTGATCGATACCCAGTACCGCGTTCTTGCCCAGATCGCAAACAGCCTGGATGATCTTGATGCCCACCCGAGCGACAGCGCCAGGAATCTCATCCCTATGACCGGTTGGCCGACCGACCAGGTCTACGCCGAACTCAAGAAGCAACTGGAGAACAGTGGGGGGGTCGTGGTAATCGTCCTGGACGAGATCGACAAACTTGTCAAGAAGAGCGGGGATGACACCCTCTATAACCTCACCCGGATCAACTCTGACCTCCGACTTGCAAAGGTCAGCATCATCGGGATCTCAAACGACCTCCGTTTCACCGATTTTCTCGATCCGCGTGTCCTATCCTCCCTCTCTGAGGAGGAGATCGTCTTTCCCCCATATAACGCCCCTCAACTCTGCGACATCCTCCAGCAGAGGGCGGATTTGGCTTTCATCGACGGGGTGCTTGACGGTGCGGTCATCCCTCTCTGCGCGGCGCTTGCTGCACAGGAGCACGGTGATGCCCGGCGAGCGCTTGACCTCCTCCGGGTCTCAGGCGAGCTTGCGGACCGCGAGAATGGAGACCGCGTGACCGAGAAGCATGTCCGGATGGCCCAGGAGAAGATCGAGACCGATAGCATGGTCGAGTGCATCTCAACCCTACCCACACAGAGCAAGGTGGTCCTTTACGCTATGCTGATCCTCGAGAGGATGGGGAAACGGATCTTCACGAGCGGGGAGGTCACCGTGGTCTACCGTGAGATCGCCCGGATCATCGATCTCGATGTCCTGACGCACCGCCGGATCACGGATCTCATATCCGAGCTCAATATGCTCGGCGTGATAAACACCCGGGTCGTCTCGCGGGGGCGTTACGGCAGGACGAAGGAGATGTGGTTTGATGCGGCAACGAGCAAGATCGAGGAGGTCGTTACGCGCGACCCCCGGCTTGATGATGAGAGGCTCAAACAACTCGATATCAATCGACTCAGAGTAATGTTAAGGTGA
- a CDS encoding Lrp/AsnC family transcriptional regulator, which translates to MDEKDRILLHLLEENCRTPITELAVLAEMSEQDVKDRITWLESTGVIRRYGAVIDWERAGDGNVTSVIDLKVSPERDFGYDRIAERIARFPQVRSLRLMTGVYDLQLLVTGSSMHEIARFVAEEIAPMDRIRETATHITMKTYKENGTTFAEREGVERLPYSF; encoded by the coding sequence ATGGACGAGAAGGATCGTATCCTCCTCCATCTGCTGGAGGAGAACTGCCGCACTCCGATAACCGAACTTGCGGTGCTGGCTGAGATGAGCGAGCAGGATGTAAAGGACAGGATCACCTGGCTGGAATCTACAGGTGTCATACGTCGTTATGGGGCGGTCATCGACTGGGAACGGGCAGGCGACGGCAACGTAACCTCGGTGATCGATCTGAAGGTCTCACCCGAGCGCGACTTCGGTTATGACAGGATTGCCGAGCGGATCGCGCGGTTCCCTCAGGTCCGTTCGCTTCGACTGATGACCGGTGTATACGACCTCCAGCTCCTGGTAACAGGATCGAGCATGCATGAGATCGCCAGGTTCGTGGCCGAGGAGATCGCCCCCATGGATCGGATCCGGGAGACGGCGACACACATCACGATGAAGACCTACAAGGAGAACGGCACCACCTTCGCCGAGCGCGAAGGGGTCGAACGCCTCCCATACTCCTTCTGA
- a CDS encoding aminotransferase class I/II-fold pyridoxal phosphate-dependent enzyme produces the protein MRSFVSERASAIPPSGIRKFFDIAQTMEDVISLGVGEPDFVTPWCVCEAAIYSIEQGSTAYTSNKGTPQLRGAISHYLDARFGTTYDPEEEIIVTCGVSEAADVAIRAVVDPGDEVLVAEPCYVSYIPCVTLAGGTPVPVPCRAEDEFRMAADALAEKITPRTKILIANFPNNPTGGVMGESDWRAIADLLVDHDLLLISDEVYAELTYEGDHFSPARIPEIRDRTITLNGFSKAFAMTGWRIGYLCAPQEITAAALKIHQYVALCAPVMGQVAAYEALRIGNEEKDAMVREYRLRRNLFVDGLNKLGLPCHLPKGAFYAFPSVESTGMSDTEFAEALLREQHVAVVPGSVLGASGAGHVRCAYAVSRDDLKEALSRMGAFIESHK, from the coding sequence TTGCGGAGTTTTGTCTCGGAACGGGCCAGCGCCATACCGCCGTCGGGCATACGGAAGTTCTTTGATATAGCCCAGACGATGGAGGACGTCATATCACTTGGCGTCGGCGAACCGGACTTTGTGACACCCTGGTGTGTCTGCGAGGCTGCCATATACTCTATCGAGCAGGGGTCGACCGCCTATACCTCGAACAAGGGGACGCCCCAGCTCAGGGGTGCCATAAGCCATTACCTTGATGCCAGATTCGGTACCACCTACGATCCGGAGGAAGAGATCATCGTGACCTGCGGCGTCTCGGAGGCGGCCGATGTTGCAATTCGGGCTGTCGTTGATCCCGGCGACGAGGTGCTTGTCGCCGAACCCTGTTACGTCTCCTATATCCCCTGTGTCACACTTGCCGGCGGGACGCCGGTGCCTGTTCCGTGCCGGGCAGAGGATGAGTTCCGGATGGCGGCCGATGCGCTTGCAGAGAAGATCACGCCACGGACGAAGATCCTGATCGCAAACTTCCCTAACAACCCGACCGGTGGGGTGATGGGGGAATCGGACTGGCGGGCCATCGCCGATCTCCTGGTTGACCATGACCTGCTCCTGATCAGCGACGAGGTCTACGCCGAGTTAACCTATGAAGGCGACCACTTCTCACCTGCGAGGATCCCGGAGATCCGCGACCGGACGATCACCCTAAATGGGTTCTCAAAGGCTTTTGCCATGACCGGGTGGAGGATCGGCTACCTCTGCGCCCCGCAGGAGATCACAGCGGCGGCGTTGAAGATCCACCAGTACGTCGCGCTCTGTGCTCCTGTCATGGGGCAGGTCGCGGCCTACGAGGCGCTCCGGATCGGGAATGAAGAGAAGGACGCAATGGTCCGGGAGTATCGTCTCAGGCGCAACCTCTTTGTTGACGGGCTGAACAAACTCGGTCTCCCCTGCCACCTCCCTAAGGGTGCATTCTATGCTTTCCCCTCGGTGGAGAGCACTGGTATGAGCGATACGGAGTTTGCAGAGGCGCTTCTGCGTGAGCAGCATGTGGCGGTCGTCCCCGGAAGCGTTCTCGGCGCCTCCGGTGCCGGGCATGTGCGGTGCGCCTATGCGGTCTCCCGCGACGACCTCAAGGAGGCCCTTTCCCGGATGGGGGCCTTCATTGAATCACATAAGTGA
- a CDS encoding flavin reductase family protein: protein MKKQSLGPRTVLYPHPVLVIGTYDASGRPNAMVAAWGGICSSRPPAVAVSVQKARQTYENLVKQREFTISIPSVNYIRETDYFGIVSGRDEDKFAATGLTPVKGDLVNAPYVGEFPVVLECRLLQTVEIGVHTQFIGEILDVKMEEGVVGEDGRPDLEKIRPIAYDSLRQEYYGHGKTLGKAFSVGKGIKR, encoded by the coding sequence ATGAAGAAACAATCACTCGGCCCACGTACTGTCCTCTATCCTCATCCGGTACTGGTGATCGGAACCTACGATGCCAGCGGCCGACCAAACGCCATGGTCGCGGCGTGGGGCGGGATCTGCTCATCGCGTCCGCCAGCGGTGGCGGTCTCGGTGCAGAAGGCCAGGCAGACCTACGAAAACCTGGTCAAGCAGCGCGAGTTCACGATCAGTATCCCATCCGTCAACTACATCAGGGAGACCGACTATTTCGGTATCGTCTCCGGCCGGGACGAGGACAAGTTTGCCGCTACAGGCCTCACACCGGTTAAAGGCGACCTGGTGAACGCCCCCTACGTGGGGGAGTTCCCCGTCGTCCTCGAATGCCGCCTTCTCCAGACGGTCGAGATCGGCGTGCACACCCAGTTCATCGGCGAGATCCTGGACGTGAAAATGGAGGAGGGTGTCGTTGGGGAGGATGGCAGACCCGATCTCGAGAAGATCCGACCCATTGCCTATGACTCCCTGCGGCAGGAGTACTATGGGCATGGGAAAACGCTTGGAAAAGCCTTCTCTGTCGGAAAGGGGATCAAACGATAA
- a CDS encoding YbhB/YbcL family Raf kinase inhibitor-like protein: protein MEKLIVKLDFEVFPEEYTSRGANRSPPIRVEGLLPEIRSLAIMVMACPEEGASRVAWVIWNLPAVPQIPEGFPPGGEVDSPLHAVQGENDFGTLGYRGPAPDAGKPEAYLFRVYALDREVEIEAGSTWDEMVMAIRRSIKQVGEAIAFAEE from the coding sequence ATGGAGAAACTAATTGTGAAACTGGATTTTGAGGTTTTTCCCGAGGAATACACCAGCAGAGGGGCAAACCGTTCACCGCCGATCCGGGTTGAGGGGCTTCTCCCGGAGATCAGGTCGCTTGCGATCATGGTGATGGCATGCCCGGAGGAGGGGGCCTCACGGGTGGCATGGGTCATCTGGAACCTCCCTGCGGTCCCCCAGATCCCGGAAGGGTTCCCTCCCGGCGGTGAGGTGGACTCACCGCTTCATGCCGTTCAGGGCGAGAACGATTTCGGCACCCTCGGTTACCGGGGGCCCGCGCCAGACGCCGGTAAACCTGAGGCCTACCTATTCCGGGTGTATGCGCTTGACCGTGAGGTTGAGATCGAAGCAGGCTCGACCTGGGATGAGATGGTCATGGCTATTCGCAGGTCGATAAAACAGGTCGGTGAGGCCATAGCCTTTGCTGAAGAGTAG
- a CDS encoding ribonuclease HI family protein, which translates to MINRKMTKNGEVPGDTAMTPGADALIVYTDGASRGNPGDAAWAYVVVRDGSVVAWRSGYLGKTTNNVAEYHAIINALRAAREFTTGSVVVRSDSELVVRQVTGRYRIRKEHLAGLAEEVWRLMRDFTEVQFENVPREHPCIQVVDRLCNETLDARPQVKE; encoded by the coding sequence ATGATCAACCGGAAGATGACGAAAAATGGTGAGGTACCGGGGGATACGGCCATGACCCCCGGTGCGGATGCGCTGATAGTCTACACCGACGGCGCTTCCAGGGGGAACCCTGGAGATGCCGCGTGGGCTTACGTGGTCGTGCGTGACGGTTCCGTCGTGGCCTGGCGTTCGGGCTACCTGGGTAAGACGACCAACAACGTTGCCGAGTACCATGCCATCATCAACGCTCTTCGCGCCGCCCGGGAGTTCACCACCGGCAGCGTCGTGGTAAGGTCGGACTCGGAACTTGTCGTTCGCCAGGTCACCGGCCGCTACCGCATCAGAAAGGAGCACCTTGCCGGTCTTGCCGAGGAGGTGTGGCGGCTGATGCGGGATTTCACCGAGGTCCAGTTCGAGAACGTCCCGCGTGAACACCCCTGTATCCAGGTGGTGGACCGTCTCTGCAACGAGACTCTCGATGCAAGGCCGCAGGTAAAGGAGTGA
- the tsaA gene encoding tRNA (N6-threonylcarbamoyladenosine(37)-N6)-methyltransferase TrmO has product MERMECIPIGIVRSPYTEPGDAPRQGRLVDVVAEIHVHDAYVPGLEGVERSSHLIILYWLDRAERGQLYARPPGESRERGVFSTRSPARPNPIGLGIVDLVRREGNVLLVRGLDALDGTPVLDIKPYSPEIDCVPEATGGWRIKK; this is encoded by the coding sequence ATGGAAAGGATGGAGTGCATCCCGATAGGGATAGTCCGCTCTCCCTACACAGAGCCAGGTGACGCCCCCCGGCAGGGACGGCTGGTGGATGTCGTCGCGGAGATCCACGTCCATGACGCCTACGTCCCGGGGCTCGAAGGCGTGGAGCGGAGCAGCCACCTCATAATCCTCTACTGGCTCGACCGGGCGGAGCGTGGGCAACTCTACGCAAGGCCCCCGGGAGAGTCCCGGGAGAGGGGGGTCTTTTCCACCCGCTCGCCTGCCCGGCCGAACCCTATCGGCCTCGGGATCGTCGACCTCGTCCGCCGGGAGGGCAACGTCCTCCTGGTCAGGGGGCTCGACGCCCTGGATGGGACACCGGTGCTCGACATCAAACCCTACTCCCCCGAGATCGACTGTGTCCCGGAGGCAACGGGCGGGTGGCGCATCAAAAAATAG